GATAGACTaaagactaaaagaaaataatgtttGTTTTGAGTACTTCTCACTTCATTGAGGCACAAATGTTGTTCCtgcattaattaattttttttatatcgaaattgaataaatttaattttccttgatATCCAAATGTATTAAAGTAATTTTGATTGAAGTTTGTTTATGTCTACTTTCCaagatttattttttggttaCCAGATATCTCACTTTGTTTATGGTTTGCTTTTTTTTAGTTAATTGAAACagatgctttttattttttgtgttttcagGACTTCATTCACTCTTTACAAGTCAACCCTGCaattagacctgtaaacggatcgggtttattgggtttgggtcgggttcaaccTAACCCGTTAAGTCAGCCCTGCAatttgatccttttttttttgtgtgaaattatAATGGAATTGCAAGTCAAGTATATCTTAAGATTCTTGGTTGCATACCCACCTTCCCACAACTATTAGTCTCTTGATTGGAtggatttttataatttcttgGATCTACAGTTACAATGCTTTTTATAATTTCCTAGATCTATCATTTTTGTTCGTTCATGATTATGTTGAATGTTTTTCAGATTAAATGTGTCTTATTCATGTAGTTAAGGCTGGTGCATTCAACTCCCGCGGCATCGCGCGGGCTTATTACTAGTAATAACTATTTTGAGAGGAAGATTAAATATAATTTCGACAGTAAGGTAATTGAGAAAGAGTACTCTGGTCGTCCGAACAAAAGTAAAATTGATGACACTTTGCCCGATGTTTACTTCTTGATTTCTTTTTTCTGCACTTCATCATTATCACCTATCCTTGAACATTTTGAAATCTGTTACAACCCAAACATAATCGGCATGTAGctataaacataaaaatatacTTATATTATACAGGCAACGATATGTGGGTGTGTGAAGTTAAAGTTCC
This region of Malus domestica chromosome 07, GDT2T_hap1 genomic DNA includes:
- the LOC103450647 gene encoding uncharacterized protein isoform X1, with translation MRDEEVSERNDRNKVKAFHCEFYNRCLAALVYVCSKQNPFIHMSFLGLFYLHSSLPTWDFIHSLQVNPAIRPVNGSGLLGLGRVQPNPLSQPCNLILFFLCEIIMELQVKYILRFLVAYPPSHNY